The sequence below is a genomic window from Burkholderia contaminans.
CCGCGAGGACGCCGGTGCCTACCTGGCGCGCTTTGCGCTCACGGACGCCGAGCGCGGCATGCTGACCCACTTCGATGTGCTCGGTCTGCAGCAAGCCGGCGTCAACCCGATGTTGACCATGGGCTTCTGGCAGGAGCTTTCGCCCGAGCGTGACATACGTGCCTACATGAAAAAGCTGCGCCCGGTTGGCGCGTCCGAGGCGGTGCATAGCGCCGCACTCAAGCAATAGACAGCGAGAGAGCAATGGGACA
It includes:
- a CDS encoding extradiol ring-cleavage dioxygenase, encoding MSRNVLERVLHQLTVDRTAKQRFREDAGAYLARFALTDAERGMLTHFDVLGLQQAGVNPMLTMGFWQELSPERDIRAYMKKLRPVGASEAVHSAALKQ